The Arachis ipaensis cultivar K30076 chromosome B07, Araip1.1, whole genome shotgun sequence genome includes a window with the following:
- the LOC107609835 gene encoding uncharacterized protein LOC107609835, whose translation MVLARINDNWRRYKTTIKQTHFLPYKCVNEMLKNRPKSIPESHFRKLIAYWRTEKVKKMSAQNKKNRAQQKFRHRKGPINFARIRTRLAASKENNEPPSQAEMFVETRQSTKEKSLDEDTLDVIVSIRS comes from the exons ATGGTCCTTGCTCGTATCAATGACAACTGGAGAAGGTATAAGACCACAATAAAGCAAACTCATTTTCTGCCATACAAATGTGTTAATGAGATGTTGAAAAATCGTCCTAAAAGCATACCTGAGAGTCATTTTCGAAAGTTAATTGCTTATTGGAGAACTGAGAAAGTTAAG AAAATGTCTGCGCAGAATAAGAAAAATAGGGCACAACAGAAATTTAGGCATCGAAAGGGACCAATAAATTTTGCAAGAATACGTACAAGATTG GCTGCTTCTAAGGAAAATAATGAACCACCTAGTCAAGCAGAAATGTTTGTTGAGACTCGTCAAAGCACAAAGGAAAAATCATTGGATGAAGACACTTTGGATGTTATTGTAAGTATTAGGAGTTAA